gaggccagcctgctgcccagggctcagcatgtaatggcacacaggtaaagccacagaacaggtGGCAACATATGGATTAACAGAaacgggctgagtttaagtgtaagagctagtcagtggttagcctgagctactggccaagcagttttaattaacataagccactgtgtgtttacttgggtctgagcggctgcaacCCAGGCGAGgcacaggaaaaccttcagctacaatATAAATTTTACACCAATTAAAAATTGCAAATGTACATGAAATGTGGCTTCAATTTGATGGTTTTGAAAATCATAAGCCTTGGACACAGAAAGTGTGGGTGTTGTGAGAATTTGTTTTCCAGATTCCAAGATGACCAATGACGATTTGATATCACAAAACTTGGGCACTCAAGCCATTAGATTCTGAGTTGTAAGGTTCCAAAAAAATTTTTCTGTGTTGCTAAAATTTGAAACATACTTATTCCAAGCCATTGGTTTAGGGACATCTAGCACCTTTTGGCACCCGGAAAGTCACCAGTGCTGGCCACTCAGGGCTGCTGCACATTCTGTACTGTGCTGCTGACCTGAGGACAGCTGGACCACCCACAAGTGTGAGTCGAGGCAGTAGGGGAGGGCAGCGTCCCTGTCTGGCATTTTTGACAAGGTAAGGTCCCAGATCTCACACTGATATTCACCCAACAGGACACAgtttgaaaaaaaggaagaagagaggctcGGATGTCCCATGTCCTTCCCCTGCCCCTTGCATAGACAGAAGAATGAGGTACCAAGACATTTGGAAATTAATCTGCAAGGtgggaatgttttgtttttgcttttctttccaagGACCTGGACCCTTTCCGGGGATCGTGGACATTTTTGGACTTGGAGGTGGCCTTCTGGAGTATCGGGCTAGTTTGCTGGCTGGGAAGGGTTTTGCTGTCATGGCTCTGGCTTATTATAACTACGATGACCTCCCCAAGGACATAGATAACCTTCACCTGGAGTACTTTGAGGAAGCTGTGAACTACCTGCTCAGGCACCCCCAGGTTGGCTGATACAGTATTTCAGTTTAAAATTTGGGGTCCCAAGTGCCTCCTCAAGTCAAAGTTGGATTTGCAACCCAGTAGCTTGAAGCCTTATAACAATCAGTATTTAGTCTTTTCCAACTCCACAGAGCAAAGTATATTTAACTGGGGATGATTTCAGGGAGCATGAAAAggtgatgggctggagagatggctcagtggttaagggcactgactgctcttccagaggtcctgagttcaatccccagcacccacatggtggctcacaaccaccttcaatgagatctggtgccctcttctggcctgcaggcatacatgcaggcagaacactgtatacataataaataaataaaccttaaaaaaaaaaaaaaaaaaaaagtcttcctaaTTCaattttggggttggggatttagctcagtggtagagcgcttgcctagcaagcgcaaggccctgggttcctcaggtcctcagctccggaaaaaaaaaagaaaaggtgggtATATGGAAGTCTGAATCTCTCATAGGGCGACCCAGATTGCTGAGGGGAGAGGGTTACCTCCAGCAATGTCCGTTTCCCGCCCACACTGAGGTGGTCGAGACAAACCATCGTGTCTGTCACCTTAGCTGTGTCACAGTCTTGTGTCTATGATTTTGTGTCCAGCCTCCGGGTTTGTTGTGCGCATTAAGTGACCCATGCTCTTGGAATGTGCCTGTCATTTACTGATAGGATTGTATTTATCCATTCAGCAAATACTGGTGGGTGTGGACCCAGCATGGACAGGCAGAGAAGACGAGGCCACGTCTACACATGATCATAGATACAGTGTAGGGACAGGGATGGAGAGCGAGGGGACAGGGAAAAGCAGTTGTAGAATTCCGTGTTTGTGAAGTTGCCCAACTGATGGGGAACGCTGACACAAAATAAAGGGGGGAAGCCTGATTCTGGAGACTGAAACATTATCTGCTGATAATTGTCTGGATCAGTCCAGCACTTACGAACTCGGTAAACACTTCAGTACCCATCACCACttactagaaagaaaataaatacagaaagaaattagTAGTGACTCAGAACCTTCCAAAGCAGCTTAGGTTGATTCTGTTTTGTTCATATACACCTGGTTGTGACtttatatacacagatatatataccAGGCACATTAATTATCTATTACCAGCCATTTAATTATCTCAAACAGGGCTTTTCCTGGGATTTCTCCTTTGAGAGGCAGGTAGACTCTGAGCTTCGCAGATGCCCATGACCCTTCCAAAGTCAGGATGGCAAAGAGTCATACTCAGGCTCAGGGCCACCCACTGACCTACCTCTTATGTGGGCTCGTTCTCATTTTTTTCCGTCTGTGTCTTTCTCAGGTAAAAGGTCCAGGAGTTGGAGTGCTTGGCATTTCCAAAGGGGGTGAACTTGGCCTTGCGATGGCCTCCTTCCTGAAGGGCATCAAAGCTGCTGTCATTATTaatggctctgtggctgctgttgGAAACACCATAAAGTACAAGGATGAGACGATCCCTCCAGTGTCTCTTCTGAGAAATCGAGTCAGAATGACCAAAGATGGCCTCCAGGATGTTGTGGAAGGTCTGCAAAGCCCTTTGGTAGAACAGAAGAGCTTCATCCCCGTGGAAAGGTCAGACACGACCTTCCTGTTGATTGTAGGTCAGGATGACCACAATTGGAAGAGCGAATTCTATGCCAATGAGATCTCCAAACGCTTGCAGGCCCATGGGAAGGAGAAGCCCCAGATCATCTGCTACCCGGAAGCGGGGCATTATATTGAGCCCCCTTACTTCCCCCTGTGCAAGGCGGGCATGCACCTCCTGGTGGGTGCTAATATCGTCTTTGGAGGGGAGCCTAAGCCTCATGCCATGGCCCAGTTGGATGCATGGCAGCAACTCCAGACTTTCTTCCACAAACACTTGGGTGGTGAAGAGGGGACAATGCCAGCAAAACTGtgattttatttaagttttactttatttaacatctcttgtataatattagagggacaaGCCTTAATATTaatacttcccaggggctcaggagagaaactatgaatggcgaggactatttttggaaaatagaatctcagcacaccaagctctgtagtccacttgctttaattcctctggcataacatcctatatacacagcttcagttctgttctcgtgcctagctcctttcttgcctgatttctctctatatttatctactgctccctctaagttctctCGTCTAAATTTTGCCTcttctaggtccttttcatcttgtccttacccagctaggacttccccatctgactcttcctcatcttccatcttgtccccCCATTCCATTCTCTCTGGTCAAAAGCCTCCTTGTCCCTCTCCgttctccatctctccattttcCCTAAGTCTCTCCGGAGTCCAGTTACAAACAAACCCAAGCAATAACAGTCCCCTGGTCAAGCaagatcaccaggcttgaattcttgtgtggtcataaaggcaggtaagagtttCCTCAGGCAATCATtgtcaggcttccagggtcaaacggagaggtgataagaatcacacagaggggcagtaattgttaattatcatttgcaacccaaagggaaagtgactaatgaattaactaaagactaaatttgggtaatatctaagaagagagatcttatgtgctcaactataatcttaaacatgattggtagaaaatgttaaaaatctctaagttgctaggtcaatgtgagaaaataaaactgtcttcttttttcctgtggctcctatctgtccaagctatctgccgtttttttctgcagggtgggggaaagtgtgctcagttgctaggcaacctgtgtacagctagatgcctctggtgatagttgaagggagatctggaactagaggtaaggtttgggaaaggaggaagtagagcTTAactggcacatctgccaggccttctcaaacaggtagcctggatgcttaagtttgttctagagagtacagaggtatctctgataaggtccttttctccatctggggatggacctggccggatgttgccaatgatgataattacagggaggcttgaactggggttctggctgtgcatagctgtccgcgcacaaggttatctaaatagtctttagtagaggggaaatggtgcccaataaatgatgggaAAGCTACATTctcaagaaactcatagcagaaaacggctgataatcaaaagccaaatatcaccaaggctccttgagcctcagcttgacctctggaaggcccttggcttcttccaggtattagctttgtcataatcagctgagatcctactttgtatatttttatggCCTGCAGCAAACATTTCTAATGCAGGTCTCTCCTGGGAATAgcctccactgtgtgtgtgtgtttgtgtgtgtgtgttgtgtgtgtgtgtatgtgtttaatatCAATGTGAAGGTTtaccccccaattttttttttaatgcaggccTTATCAGTCTGGGAGGGGAATGATATAGAAAATGTCAGGTGTGGCAGAAGCTGATCTCCTGTCATGGCTCAGTCTGCAGGTGGCAAGAGCTGGAGCTCTGAAAGAAAGGCCAAGTCACTGTTTCATCACTGGAGTTCAGTCATTATTTGCTAAATggctgattaaaaaaataaatgattaccTATTGCTTAAACCACCATCAACAGGGGCTGGTACAATGgcccagcagttcagagcacacactgctcttacagGACCTACACTTGCTTCCCAGCACCTGAACcaaacagctcacaactgactgtgaCTCCAAGAGACCCAGAGCTCTCCTCTGACTCCCTTGAGCACCCGCACACACGTGTTCATACCCCCCTGttcataccccccccccacacacaaacaattaaaaaacatgGTCTTGAAAGCATAAACAATGGTCCTTCGTCTATGTGGGCTCTATCTTGTGGTTGCCGCTGATTGTAGACTTATATATGTAGACTTTTTCATGTCATCACCCCCACACAGTACACCACAGCTGTGAAGGCAGCATTGATGGCTGTAGTACACACTCTAAGTAATCTGCAAGTGACTTAAGGTGACCTGTCTGTCATCTGGAAATCCTATTCTGGATGAGACATGTCAGTCATTGCAGATTTGGCCTCTGTGGTGGTCCAGGCAATTCCTTATGAATACCTGTGGGGTATGTCAGAGGCTTGGTGTAAAGATAAAGACCAGGGGTTCCATCCTCAGGCCACTGGAAGCTGGTTTGTTTGGGGAACTTGGCTCTTGGTGTAGAAACAATAGGCCCCCAAACAAAGGCTAAATTCTCGGGCTTTAACAAGCCAGCTGTGACGACCTGGAGCCTGGCCCCAGTGGCTTAAAAGGCATGATATAGATAGACATCTGGAACCTAACACCTCATGGTCCCTGGAACCTTATCCAAATGTCTAGTCTCAAGAAAAACAGCTGATACGATAATATTGTCTACTCAACAAAATAGCACGAGGGCCAGAAGTCCACCCAGACATGGGCCACACCCAAATGGCTCCTGAGATAGAGCCAATGACTTCTGCCTCATCGGCCCGTTCAGGAGCTCACCCACTGTCCTACTTAGGGTTCCCACTGCTGTCATGaaaccatggccaaaagcaacttggggaggagagggtttgtttcATTCACAGTTCTTGTAACAGCTCATCAACCAAAGCTGTGAGAGCCAGAACtcatgcagggcaggaacctggaggcagaggccatggagaggtgcagaggtgctgcttactggctcactctccatggcttgctcagcctgcttgcttatagaacccaggaccaccagccctgggggggggcaccacccaccatgctctgggcccttccccattgattactaaataagaaaatgcccagcAGCTGGGtctgatggaggcgttttctcagttgaggctccctcctctctgatgactctagctggtgtcaagtgGAcctaaaaccagccaggacaactGACcccttttcaacttgacacacagcACATCGCTTTTCAATTAAAGCCTGTCCTCTCTCATCTATCCCCAAGATGGCACATTAATATtgatatcacaatataaaacataactttaaaagCACTCCTCTCTCAGGCCAACCAAGTGAGCTCCAAAAGGCGCACTATTAAACCAATccctcagtctctttaaaatatccaatctcttcaaaaagttcaaagtctttcagctgtgggctcctgtaaaaatcaaaattaagttcAACACTTTCTTCatgagggaagaaccagggcacagtcacaatccgAACAAAGCAGAACCAACTCCCAACAGCATAAACAACTCAATACCCAATTATCTAGGATCCACTCACGATCTTCCGGGCTCCTCCAAAGGGCCTGGTCACTTCCTGTGTGGATactgctctatataaataaaacactgatggccagtgacaggcaggaagtaggtgcaggcaggagagggggacagggagaggagatTCGGGATcgggctgagggggagacactgcagcactgcaggacaagcagcatgtgagaaGGTAGCACAGGTGGCAGGTATAGATTATAATGGGGATAGCAGTAGCGAAgctgcacggccatacagttataagtgataagcgtctgagtgattattttataagtgtattgtgggactgcagggcttggggaacctggagagaagccctccagcaacactccaGCTCTGCTCTCTGTGGCACGCACAGCTTGTCATCTAGgcctggctggctccactccactgctgctgctgttcttggtggtcctCCATCCCATGGTGCTGGCATTTCCAAAACTGCTGGGGTcccttgctgcaactgggctgcactttcaccaatggcctctcctgggctctcttcggGGACACCAGCCCTTCCTGCCACAGACTGCCAAGCCTCgactgctctccatgacccctgcATGTCCTCAAAACCAGTCCCAACTGGATGACTCTTACACTTCAGAGTCCAGCTGTCAGTATAAGAACAACCTTCCTCATATCTAGAACACAGCTTCTGGGTGCAGCCTCTCAGGAAGCACTTTCCAGAAGCTTTCACCTCAACAATGCCAGTCACTGCTAATTTTTCAGCTGACCAGCATTGAGCATCtgagcaaagcaaaggtttcactaaCCTTTAATAATGTACATCATAAAACCATCTTGCGGGATGGAAAGATGGGTTAAGTAgataagagtgtttgctgctcttggagaggaccaggGAGGgcctgttcctagcacccacatcagctggCTTGAAACCACCTATTACtcaggttccaggggatccaatgccctcatcCAGCCTCTGGAAGCacctgtatgtacacacacacacacacacacacacacacacacaaatcttgtTTAAAACACATCTtacaattttgtttaaaaaagaacattcctaaaaaaaaaaaaaaaaaaaaaaaaaaaaaaaaaaaagaacattcctTAGGCTGCAGGAATCTTTCTGGAGTAAGCATCCTGACACcagtgagagaggaggaagatgtCACCAGTGGGGACAGCCAGGACAGCTCCTGAGCGCTCCCAACTCTGACCCAGTCTGTGCTTTCCTTTTATATTCTAAAACCACAACATGGGGCAGTCCAGCGACCAAGAGTTTACAGAAGCAACCCCCCCCTCCCGtccacctctccccaccccacccccggcagtCCACAGGCTGTTAGGGCAATGACCCATTGTTTCAGCTGTATTTCCAGGTCATTCTATTCCGGGTATCAAGTGAAGTCACGCTTCACACACAGGCAGTACAAGCAGTGCATTGAGTGAATTgctaaataaatcaacaaatcaGTATCTAATAATTGATCTTTTCTACCTTATTctacttcattttgtttgttaGCATGTGGGGGTGTAAGCAATCCTGTGTGTGTacttttggaggtcagaggtcagcctcaggtgctgttcctcaggagctgtgtacttggttttttttttttttttttttttttttttttttgagacagggtctctcaccgagaCCTGAGGTTTATTGGATTAGGTTAGACTGACggggccagcaagccccaaggatccacctgtctttatCTCCCTGTGACGGGGCAAGACAGTACAGAGGTCGCTCCATCTtgtgttcttgcagaggccatttcaggtttaactagaatctGATCTCTTTGATGGAGAATCTCGTGGAAAATTACCCGAGTCTATTCTAGGAGCCCGAGGTCAGGATGTCCCAGCTAACTCAGGGTGTTTGTGTGCAAACTTCTACAGCTAACCCTTAGCCTCAGCTGCCTGCTTCTGTGGAGCCCCTGGGCGGCTGCCAATCCAGATGCCAGGAGtggtttctgcctttaaaaacccTGTGCTCTGGATACTCAGCACACCCAGGCCCCTGAATACCTGGGTATGGCCCCAGCTAgatggaataaagactttcaattttGGCTACAAactgtctgagtggtcatctctggtggcCTCCCACAACACACCCAGTACTGGGTCTACAAGCACACACTGCACTTAGccttttaatgtgggttctggggatcaacaCGGGCCCCCATACTTTTGCAGCAAGTGTTTTATGGatggagctatctccccagccctagggAAATTCTTTAAGATAAGGAAAAAGTAAGCCAGCTAGTGTACTTTTTACTGAATTATAAAATTTGCTTAatctcagccaggtgtggtggcatacatatctttaatctcaggactcaggaggcagaggcaggcagatctctgagtttaaggtcagcctggtcaacagagtgagttctaggcagccagggttacatagcaagaaattctgaaagaaaaaaaaaaaacctaaagaattttaaaaataaaaataaaattagtttaatTTTAAGACTTGTAAATCGTATCCTTTGAACAGCACAACttaaaaatccacagaatcatgTAAATAACCATTATGAAGACATGTAAGAGTATTCATCTCTCAATATGCCCATGTATAGATCTAAAAAGGTGTACTTTCTTTTATCTCTATTTAATAAATTGGCTAATCATGTGTTAGTCAGTGTTCCACTgttgcaaagagacaccatgaccatagcaactcttataaaagaaagcatttaggctgggcagtggtggcacacgcctttaatcccagcacttgggaggcagaggcaggtgagttccaggacaggcttcaaaagctacacagagaaaccctgtcttgaaaaaccaaataaaataaataaatagataaataaataaataaaagcaagtaattggggctggcttacagttctgaagtttggtccattatcaCCGTGGCAGGGAGCGTGGTGGTGTATAGGCAGACacgatgctggagaaggagctgagagttctacaccctggacccacaggcagcaggaagggagagcgacattgggcctggcttggcttctgagacctcaaagcccacctccagtgacacacttcctccaaggccacacctcctggtcCTCAGCCGCACTCACTACTCCCcgatgaccaagcattcagataAATATACAAGCCTGGGGCAGG
Above is a genomic segment from Peromyscus leucopus breed LL Stock chromosome 14, UCI_PerLeu_2.1, whole genome shotgun sequence containing:
- the LOC119086091 gene encoding acyl-coenzyme A thioesterase 1-like isoform X2, producing the protein MHASTAHNRMAPTMILEPADGCLCDQPVLISVSGLAPEQPVTLRAALRDEKGASFRAHARYRADAHGRLDLARAPALGGSFAGLEPMGLLWALEPERPFWRLVKRDVRTPFVVELEVLDGHEPDGGRLLARAVHERHFMAPGVRRVPVREGRVRATLFLPPGHSLKKRKKRGSDVPCPSPAPCIDRRMRYQDIWKLICKVKGPGVGVLGISKGGELGLAMASFLKGIKAAVIINGSVAAVGNTIKYKDETIPPVSLLRNRVRMTKDGLQDVVEGLQSPLVEQKSFIPVERSDTTFLLIVGQDDHNWKSEFYANEISKRLQAHGKEKPQIICYPEAGHYIEPPYFPLCKAGMHLLVGANIVFGGEPKPHAMAQLDAWQQLQTFFHKHLGGEEGTMPAKL
- the LOC119086091 gene encoding acyl-coenzyme A thioesterase 1-like isoform X1 gives rise to the protein MHASTAHNRMAPTMILEPADGCLCDQPVLISVSGLAPEQPVTLRAALRDEKGASFRAHARYRADAHGRLDLARAPALGGSFAGLEPMGLLWALEPERPFWRLVKRDVRTPFVVELEVLDGHEPDGGRLLARAVHERHFMAPGVRRVPVREGRVRATLFLPPGPGPFPGIVDIFGLGGGLLEYRASLLAGKGFAVMALAYYNYDDLPKDIDNLHLEYFEEAVNYLLRHPQVKGPGVGVLGISKGGELGLAMASFLKGIKAAVIINGSVAAVGNTIKYKDETIPPVSLLRNRVRMTKDGLQDVVEGLQSPLVEQKSFIPVERSDTTFLLIVGQDDHNWKSEFYANEISKRLQAHGKEKPQIICYPEAGHYIEPPYFPLCKAGMHLLVGANIVFGGEPKPHAMAQLDAWQQLQTFFHKHLGGEEGTMPAKL